A window from Gossypium raimondii isolate GPD5lz chromosome 7, ASM2569854v1, whole genome shotgun sequence encodes these proteins:
- the LOC105787590 gene encoding probable methyltransferase PMT2: MAIKGNSGELKSRSSASIFIVIGLCCFFYILGAWQRSGFGKGDKIASAITKQTDCSVISNLNYETHHGDDVVTADGSDKAAKEFPSCHAKYVDYTPCQDQMRAMKFPRDNMIYRERHCPTEDEKLQCLIPAPKGYATPFPWPQSRDYVPFANAPYKSLTVEKAVQNWIQYEGNVFRFPGGGTQFPQGADTYINQLASAIPIDNGMVRTALDTGCGVASLGAYLFKKNVITMSFAPRDSHEAQVQFALERGVPAVIGVLGSIKMPFATRAFDMAHCSRCLIPWGENDGLYMMEVDRVLRPGGYWVLSGPPINWRTYFGAWKRPKEDLEEEQRKIEEIARLLCWEKLDELGDIAVWKKRTNYDLCRQQDTKPNLCEPSYPDDVWYKKMEACVTPYPKSTKSYEEWKPFPDRLNAIPPRISSGSVPGVSVDMYQEDIQIWEKHVKSYKSINNLIDSGRFRNIMDMNAGLGSFAAALDSPKLWVMNVMPTIAEKDTLGVISDRGLIGIYHDWCEAFSTYPRTYDLIHANGIFSLYKDKCKAEDILLEMDRILRPEGSVIIRDNVNVLVKVKKIVGGMRWDARMVDHEDGPLVSEKVLFAVKKYWVVGDIITAHNKKKKVKN, encoded by the exons ATGGCAATTAAAGGGAACTCCGGGGAGCTGAAATCGAGGAGCTCGGCGTCGATTTTCATAGTGATTGGTTTATGTTGTTTCTTCTATATATTAGGTGCTTGGCAACGAAGCGGTTTCGGCAAAGGCGACAAGATCGCCTCGGCTATCACTAAACAAACAGATTGCAGCGTCATTTCGAACCTTAACTACGAGACTCATCATGGTGATGATGTTGTGACGGCTGATGGTTCAGACAAAGCAGCCAAAGAGTTCCCATCATGTCATGCAAAGTATGTCGATTACACGCCTTGTCAAGATCAAATGAGGGCGATGAAATTTCCTCGAGACAATATGATCTACCGGGAACGACATTGTCCTACTGAAGATGAGAAGCTGCAGTGCCTTATCCCGGCTCCAAAAGGATATGCAACACCATTTCCATGGCCACAAAGTAGGGACTATGTGCCATTTGCGAACGCACCCTATAAGAGCTTGACAGTCGAGAAAGCTGTACAAAACTGGATTCAGTATGAGGGAAATGTGTTTAGGTTCCCAGGTGGAGGCACGCAATTTCCGCAAGGAGCCGATACGTATATTAATCAACTTGCATCAGCGATTCCTATAGACAATGGTATGGTGAGAACTGCATTAGATACAGGATGTGGG GTTGCAAGTCTCGGTGCATATCTATTCAAAAAGAATGTTATAACAATGTCATTTGCACCTAGAGATTCTCATGAAGCACAAGTTCAATTTGCTCTTGAAAGAGGTGTGCCAGCTGTTATCGGAGTTCTCGGATCAATAAAGATGCCATTTGCTACGAGAGCCTTTGACATGGCTCATTGTTCTCGTTGCTTGATTCCATGGGGCGAAAATG ATGGATTGTACATGATGGAAGTCGATCGAGTTCTTAGACCAGGTGGTTATTGGGTTCTTTCTGGTCCTCCTATCAACTGGAGGACTTATTTCGGAGCATGGAAGCGTCCTAAAGAGGATCTCGAAGAGGAACAAAGGAAAATCGAAGAGATTGCGAGACTCCTTTGCTGGGAAAAGCTGGATGAGCTGGGTGACATTGCGGTTTggaagaaaagaacaaattacGATTTATGTCGCCAGCAAGATACAAAACCGAATCTATGTGAACCAAGCTATCCGGATGATGTCTG GTACAAGAAAATGGAAGCATGCGTAACTCCTTATCCGAAGTCAACCAAGTCATATGAAGAATGGAAGCCCTTTCCGGATAGGCTTAATGCTATCCCTCCTAGAATATCGAGTGGATCTGTTCCCGGAGTTTCTGTCGATATGTATCAAGAGGATATTCAGATATGGGAGAAGCATGTCAAATCATATAAGAGTATAAACAATCTCATCGACTCTGGGAGGTTTCGCAACATCATGGACATGAATGCCGGTCTAGGAAGTTTTGCTGCCGCTCTTGATTCTCCAAAGCTGTGGGTCATGAATGTTATGCCGACAATAGCCGAAAAAGACACATTGGGAGTTATTTCCGACCGTGGATTGATCGGCATATATCATGACTG GTGTGAAGCTTTCTCTACGTATCCTCGGACATACGACCTCATTCACGCAAACGGTATCTTCAGTTTGTACAAGGATAA ATGTAAAGCCGAAGACATCCTTCTGGAGATGGATCGAATTTTACGGCCTGAAGGGTCCGTCATAATCCGTGATAACGTTAACGTGTTGGTCAAGGTAAAGAAAATTGTGGGAGGAATGAGATGGGATGCCAGAATGGTGGATCACGAGGACGGTCCTCTAGTATCCGAAAAGGTACTATTTGCGGTAAAAAAATATTGGGTTGTGGGAGATATTATCACAGCACATAACAAAAAGAAGAAGGTTAAAAATTAA
- the LOC105787576 gene encoding uncharacterized protein LOC105787576, whose amino-acid sequence MVLLTHQLQDSHISFPSRPLSRGKGLTLKRHVVTVHMLGRRERGISRHSVCSSIGAPHTCGSKVKNVGISTFKGSGQNNESRGRTNNAFLSKNTIKVSYVPKDREETMIESSNVHNVPLAYASETSENHLGSPAIQKLFKKWIMILLSQSPHQVMDEVMGVGPPPRDTSETQIGTQSNGKSEILKMVWSHFWDMDVTIKLPILLFIPLYMAVSLIYGAEVSKELTPLWVFGPLIVALYIRILRGLCALYVLCLKQTLQIVGNLPTYYVVAYNYIAHGKLKEEVRARVWQPVVNIKNLDYKELSRRKMKDFQEWMMENYVDIVESVWPYYCRTIRFLKRANII is encoded by the exons ATGGTGTTGTTGACTCATCAATTGCAG GATTCACATATATCATTTCCATCAAGGCCTTTATCAAGGGGGAAAGGTTTGACATTAAAGCGACATGTAGTTACAGTTCATATGCTTGGGAGAAGAGAGAGGGGCATATCAAGGCACTCTGTTTGTTCAAG TATAGGGGCTCCTCATACCTGTGgttcaaaagtaaaaaatgttGGAATTTCAACCTTCAAAGGCAGTGGTCAGAATAATGAATCGAGAGGCAGAACAAATAATGCATTTCTTTCCAAGAATACTATTAAAGTTTCTTATGTGCCAAAAGACAGGGAAGAGACCATGATAGAATCTTCAAATGTTCATAATGTTCCACTTGCCTATGCCTCGGAAACAAGTGAGAACCATTTGGGGTCCCCTGCTATTCAGAAATTATTCAAGAAATGGATAATGATATTGCTCTCACAATCCCCACATCAAGTGATGGATGAAGTTATGGGAGTTGGACCTCCCCCAAGGGACACATCAGAAACTCAAATTGGCACCCAAAGCAATGGAAAAAGCGAGATCCTAAAGATGGTTTGGAGCCATTTCTGGGATATGGATGTAACCATTAAATTACCcatattattatt TATTCCATTGTACATGGCTGTCAGTTTGATTTATGGGGCTGAAGTTTCAAAGGAGTTAACTCCTCTATGGGTATTTGGGCCTCTAATTGTGGCTCTTTACATCAGGATTCTCAGAGGGTTGTGTGCACTCTATGTTTTGTGCTTGAAGCAGACACTTCAAATTGTTGGGAACTTACCGACTTATTACGTCGTGGCTTATAATTATATTGCACATGGAAAGCTGAAGGAAGAAGTAAGAGCTCGTGTGTGGCAACCAGTGGTAAACATAAAGAACTTGGACTACAAGGAGCTATCTAGAAGAAAGATGAAAGATTTCCAAGAGTGGATGATGGAGAATTATGTGGACATTGTGGAATCGGTATGGCCATATTATTGCAGAACCATCAGATTTCTGAAGAGGGCTAACATCATTTAG
- the LOC105787553 gene encoding pentatricopeptide repeat-containing protein At4g17616: MAIKLTRKVFVNPCFLSYNCSRFLVRLSSDHDTRFFLSKIFGGLQESGVVCRHLSFSPATSLERLSWEGSSHTVLLTKLENALKDLKLDEAWETFNDFIRLYGFPNHLLVSRFITQLSYSSSPCSLQKAYDLVMMVLKEKSYHLQPDILVKLALSLSRAQMPIPSSTILRLMLEKGMLPPINVLQLLFLHMVKTEVGACIASNLLIQICDNYVQFCSGKSPCANLLKPDTVIFNLVLDACVRFGSPLKGQQIIELMSQTGVVADGHSIIIIAQIHEINGQRDELKKFKDHVAPLPVAFVSHYRQFYECLLSLHFKFDDIDAAAELLLDMNRSRGSHPMDDPGKDSQKPRFVPIGSQNLRNGLKIQIMPELIHKDSALKEEGKSDLVLFRDKKLLPSNRALSKLINGYKRHGKMDELSKFLLGLKKELYSSGESSVICDVIDACISLGWVEIAHDILDDMESSGDSLDSSAYMALLTAYYKRNMSREANVLLKQVRKAGLVINLANNIVLSKNVPSNVGRSPLSIKEASSIYQPSLSKCLVEEVSDAEKAVSHIIYELNSSIYFFSKAKMMGDALNIYRRMQEMKIQPTEHTFMYLVCGYSSLEMYRDITILWGDMKRIMETGSLTLSSDLYEFFLLNFLRGGYFERVMEAIGYMNKCNMYVDKWMYKSEYLKIHKNLYRSLKASKARTEAQGKRLEHVKAFKKWAGIN, from the coding sequence ATGGCAATAAAATTGACAAGGAAAGTATTTGTGAATCCTTGCTTCCTTAGTTACAACTGTTCGCGATTCCTTGTCAGGTTGAGTTCAGATCATGACACAAGGTTTTTCCTTAGCAAAATTTTTGGTGGTCTGCAAGAATCTGGTGTGGTTTGCAGACATCTATCCTTTTCTCCTGCTACAAGTCTGGAAAGGTTAAGTTGGGAAGGTTCTTCTCATACAGTGTTGTTGACAAAGCTTGAAAATGCTTTGAAGGATCTCAAACTGGATGAAGCATGGGAAACTTTCAATGATTTTATAAGGTTGTATGGTTTCCCTAACCATTTGCTCGTTAGCAGGTTCATTACTCAACTATCCTACTCATCCAGCCCTTGTTCACTACAAAAAGCTTATGATTTGGTTATGATGGTCCTGAAAGAGAAATCGTATCATCTTCAGCCTGACATCTTGGTTAAGCTAGCTCTTTCTTTATCAAGAGCTCAGATGCCCATTCCATCATCAACGATTCTTAGATTGATGCTGGAAAAGGGGATGTTACCCCCAATAAATGTATTGCAGTTGCTATTTCTGCATATGGTCAAGACAGAGGTTGGGGCATGTATAGCATCCAATCTGTTGATCCAGATTTGTGATAATTATGTACAATTTTGTTCAGGGAAAAGCCCTTGTGCAAACTTGCTGAAACCTGATACAGTGATCTTTAATCTTGTGCTTGATGCTTGTGTTAGATTTGGCTCACCTCTCAAAGGTCAACAAATCATAGAATTGATGTCGCAAACTGGAGTTGTTGCTGATGGACACTCAATCATTATCATTGCTCAAATCCATGAAATTAATGGACAGAGGGATGAGTTGAAGAAATTTAAAGATCATGTTGCACCTTTACCAGTGGCTTTTGTTTCTCATTATCGACAATTCTATGAATGTTTGTTAAGCTTGCATTTTAAGTTTGATGACATTGATGCTGCTGCTGAGCTTCTGTTGGACATGAATAGATCACGGGGATCCCATCCTATGGATGATCCTGGGAAGGATTCCCAGAAGCCTCGTTTTGTTCCAATTGGATCTCAGAATCTCAGGAATGGACTGAAGATACAAATCATGCCTGAGCTGATACATAAGGATTCTGCCCTCAAAGAAGAAGGTAAATCAGATCTTGTTTTGTTTAGGGATAAGAAACTTCTTCCGTCTAATAGGGCTCTGTCCAAGCTCATTAATGGTTATAAAAGGCATGGGAAGATGGATGAGCTGTCAAAATTTTTACTTGGCTTAAAAAAGGAGCTATATTCATCAGGCGAATCAAGTGTGATATGTGATGTTATAGATGCATGCATTTCATTAGGCTGGGTGGAAATTGCTCATGACATTTTGGATGACATGGAATCTTCTGGGGATTCCTTGGATTCTAGTGCATATATGGCACTCCTGACTGcttattataaaagaaatatgtcTAGGGAGGCAAATGTACTGCTAAAACAAGTAAGGAAGGCTGGTTTGGTCATAAATTTAGCTAACAATATTGTCTTATCCAAAAATGTGCCATCAAATGTAGGCAGAAGTCCTCTTTCCATAAAGGAAGCATCTTCCATTTATCAACCAAGTCTGTCCAAATGTCTTGTTGAAGAAGTAAGTGATGCGGAGAAGGCTGTATCTCATATAATCTATGAATTGAACTCTTCTATTTACTTCTTTTCCAAGGCTAAAATGATGGGGGATGCACTGAATATATACCGAAGAATGCAAGAGATGAAAATCCAACCCACTGAACATACGTTTATGTATCTGGTATGTGGGTATTCTTCACTAGAAATGTATCGTGATATTACCATTCTATGGGGTGACATGAAGAGAATCATGGAGACTGGGAGCTTAACCCTGAGTAGTGATTTGTACGAGTTTTTCCTACTCAATTTTCTTCGAGGTGGATACTTTGAAAGAGTGATGGAAGCTATTGGTTATATGAACAAGTGTAACATGTATGTTGACAAATGGATGTATAAGAGTGAATATCTGAAAATCCATAAGAATCTTTATAGGAGCTTAAAAGCATCAAAAGCTAGAACTGAGGCTCAAGGTAAAAGGCTTGAGCATGTTAAGGCTTTTAAGAAATGGGCTGGCATTAACTGA